The genomic window GACAAGACAGGGAATTTGATGTGTAGTTATCACGGTTGGCAATTTGATACTCAAGGGGTTTGTACTCACATTCCCCAAGCTGAGAATCCAGAAATTGTGACTAAGAATCAAGATAATTTTTGTGTTACGACTTTACCAGTTCGGCAAGCGAATGATTTACTCTGGGTCTGGCCGGATGCTAAATCAACAGAATTAGCTGATCAAACACCTTTACCTTTGTCACCTCAGATAGATGCTAGTAAAGGTTTTGTTTGGAGTTCTTTTGTCCGTGATTTGGCATATGATTGGCAAACTTTAGTAGAAAATGTCGCCGATCCTAGTCATGTGCCTTTTTCTCATCATGGCGTGCAGGGTAGGCGAGAACAAGCAAAACCAATTCCTATCGACATTGTGCAATCTACACCAGATTTGATTGAAGTCAATGTGAGTAGAAACTTGAAAAGCACAATTATTTTCGAGCCACCTTGTCGTTTAGAGTATGCTATCAGTTTCGGTGATGCTGGAAAACAAGTAGGATTGATTACTTACTGTATTCCTGTATCTCCCGGTAAATCTCGAATCGTGGCACAATTTAGCCGTAATTTTGCCAAAAAACTCCATCGTTTTACACCCCGTTGGTGGGATCACATCAACAACCGTAATCCTGTTTTAGATGGAGATATGGTTCTATTACTTCAACAAGAACAGATTCTCCAACAAAAACAATTAACGGAAAGCTGGAAAACAGCCTACCAAATGCCTACTAGTGCAGACCGTTTAGTAATTGAGTTTCGTAGATGGTTTGATAAGTATTGTCAGGGAAA from Nostoc sp. UHCC 0870 includes these protein-coding regions:
- a CDS encoding aromatic ring-hydroxylating dioxygenase subunit alpha, which produces MQPEFNFFQHWYPVSPIEDIDPQRPTPITLLGLRLVIWKPQSSETYRVFLDQCPHRLAPLSEGRVDDKTGNLMCSYHGWQFDTQGVCTHIPQAENPEIVTKNQDNFCVTTLPVRQANDLLWVWPDAKSTELADQTPLPLSPQIDASKGFVWSSFVRDLAYDWQTLVENVADPSHVPFSHHGVQGRREQAKPIPIDIVQSTPDLIEVNVSRNLKSTIIFEPPCRLEYAISFGDAGKQVGLITYCIPVSPGKSRIVAQFSRNFAKKLHRFTPRWWDHINNRNPVLDGDMVLLLQQEQILQQKQLTESWKTAYQMPTSADRLVIEFRRWFDKYCQGKLPWAEVGINVAESSTINADRAVVLDRYKQHTQHCSSCRNALKNIERSQIILLAYFAITVAAAAILPDSLRLKLGLPLVISGVLGLVAYAWLKFWLTPKFYFVDYIHAER